A single Carassius carassius chromosome 3, fCarCar2.1, whole genome shotgun sequence DNA region contains:
- the LOC132123288 gene encoding UPF0547 protein C16orf87 homolog, with protein sequence MCVSELLMSCTSLCALVQLEVLQYDRRGQGILLQPVVINMSTNKVKKVKMATKSCPECDQQIPVACKSCPCGYVFISRKLLNAKLNERSPVMDQLDAKRRRTERIRKEKINLTPSSDMENRRRPRSNSQSDPIRRGRGRPKTVGLKKQEEEKEKQEKEVDMYANLSDEKAFVFSVALAEINRKILGQRLIL encoded by the exons ATGTGTGTGTCTGAGCTCCTGATGAGCTGCACTTCTCTGTGTGCCTTAGTGCAGCTGGAAGTTTTACAGTACGATCGCCGAGGTCAAGGGATATTATTGCAGCCCGTCGTTATAAATATGTCTACAAACAAAGTGAAGAAAGTGAAAATGGCCACCAAATCATGCCCGGAGTGTGACCAACAG ATTCCTGTGGCTTGTAAATCCTGTCCTTGTGGCTACGTCTTCATAAGCCGAAAGCTTCTCAATGCCAAATTAAATGAGAGGTCTCCAGTAATGG ACCAGTTGGACGCAAAGAGAAGACGAACAGAAAGAATCAGAAAAGAGAAGATCAACTTAACACCTAGCAGTGATATGGAAAACAGGAGGCGACCTCGTTCCAACAGTCAGTCAGATCCAATCCGCAGAGGAAGAGGCAGACCCAAAACTGTTGGACTGAAGAAGCAGGAGGAAGAAAAAG AAAAACAGGAAAAGGAGGTTGACATGTATGCCAACCTCTCCGATGAGAAGGCTTTTGTGTTCTCGGTGGCCTTGGCTGAGATTAACCGCAAAATTCTGGGCCAGAGACTCATCCTGTAG